DNA sequence from the Spirochaetota bacterium genome:
TAGGCTGCGTTCGGTGATACGTGCGGACTATGGGGAGTCTGCGCATGTGCATGATGTCCGCCATCGACATTCACGAGCATAGCCGCGATGGAATTGCGTTTCACGTCATTGGTCTTGACATGTGCGTTCAACCCCAGCCGCGATACGCCCGCATCGAGCACATCACGCGGCGCACCGAGCGCGAGGAGCGAGGCGAGTATCATGTCGCCGGCGGCGCCGCCGGAGCAGTCGAAGTAGAGGGTCGCCATTTACGAGTTTATATCTTCGACGTGAAAGACGATGGTCTTTTCCCGTATGATATCGAGTCCGTCGATGACGGTGATCGCGTCGCGAAGGTCCTTCTCCTTCGCCCGATGCGTAAGGAATACGATGGGAATGCTCTGGTCCTCATGCACTTCCTTCTGCACCACGGAGGAAATGCTGATGTTGTGGTCGCCGAGTACCTTGGTAATCGTTGCGAGTATCCCGGGCCGTTCGAACGTGTTGATGCGCAGATAAAACCGCGATTCGAAATCGGTGTAGCGTATCGTACGGAGCTGATTGAACGGCGTGTAGCGGCTCGCATTGAACTCGCGCTTCTGTACCACGGAGAGCGCGAGGTCGGTGAGATCGCTCACGACCGCGGTGGCGGTGGGGTTCGCGCCCGCGCCGCGTCCGATGTAATGGGAAATGCCGAGGAATTCCGATTCAAGCCGTATCGCATTGTATTCGTTGGCCACGCTCGCGAGATTGCATCGTTTGGGTATGAGCGTCGGATGCACGCGCAGTTCCATCGCGTTCGTGTGCTGCTTCGCTATCGCAAGGAGCTTTATCGTATAGCCGAGCTCGTCCGCGTAGAGCATATCCTTGATGTTGATGTTCTCAATGCCGTCGGTGTAGATGTTCCGTCGGTCGACGCTCGCATTGAAGGCGACGCTTGCGAGTATGCCGAGCTTATGCGTGGCATCATTGCCGTTGATATCGAGCGTAGGATCGGCCTCCGCGAAGCCGAGCTTCTGCGCCTCTTTCACCGCGGCGGCGAAATCCCAACGCTCATCGAGCATTTTTGTGAGAATGAAATTCGTCGTGCCGTTGACGATGCCGTAGAGCGTGGTTATCCTGTCGCCGACAAGCCCCTCGGTGACGACGCGTATGATGGGGATGCCGCCTGCCACCGACGCCTCGAAGCGCAGTTCCCGTTTGTTCTTCGCCGCGAGCGCGAAAAGCTCTTCGCCGTAGGCGTAGAGCAGCGCCTTGTTCGCGGTGACGACATGCTTTTTCGCCGCGAGCGCCTTTTTCACCACTTCGTAGGCGATGGTCGTTCCGCCGATGAGCTCGATCACGACGTCGATGGATTTGTCCGCGATGATATCTGCGTAGTCGGCGGTGAGCGTTATGCCGTCGAGGGACACCCCGCGGTCGCGCGTCGTATCGATGTCGGCGATGCGGCTCACGCGTATGGATATGCTGCTCCGGCGTTCGAGCATGTCGCGGTACTGCGCGAGGAGACGAAGCACCCCGGTGCCGATAGTGCCGAAACCGATAAGCCCTGCATTGATCTCCATGTGCCGCCCCGTTATGCCGATTTCCCGCTCAATATGCCGAGATTGATCTCAATGGTCACGCGCAATTCCTCTATGGCCGTTACCGACGGATTGATGAGCTGGCCCAGGAGGAACGAATCGTTCATCGACGCCGAAAAACGGATGAACTTGCCCGCGAACACCGTCGTGCCGAACGTGAGCATGTATCGCGATTCGCTGTCGCCGGACGCGGTGAACGATGAGCGCGTAAAGAAGCCGAAGCGCCACACGCCGCCGCCGAGATTATTGGCGATGGCGTTCCTGTCGTAGAACTCGACGCCGATATGGGGGTGAAACGTTTTCGCGAATGCGATGACCTCGCCCCTGTTGTCGATGCGGTTCACCACGCCGTCCGCGGTGAACGATGCGGCGTGCCAGCCCTGGAATTCCAGGTCGAGGTAGAGGCCGATGTCCGGCGTAATGAAACAGGAATTGCCCAGGCGCACGGAATAGGGGAGCACTTCCTCAACGCGTACCGAGCCGTAGTAGGATGCCCAGGATATCGGTATCGGCGAAGTGAATGAAAGGCCGATGAGCCATGGCGGGAGCGGATTGGCGAGCATGCCCGCATGCACGACGCCGGAGACCGCTATCGTTCCGTTGTCAAGACCTATCACCGGCCCCACGGTAATGCCGAGGGCGAGCGTGGGTAAAGGGCTGAACGCGGCGGAGAAACCTATTTCCTTGAACGTCAGCCAGCGGCCTTTATCCGCAATGCCGGGGCGTTCGTTCTCGCTGAAGAGCGTGGATACGCTCACGGCGAATGTCAATGACGTATCGGGCACGGGTATGGTCGCACCGGTGAAATAGACATAATCGAAGCGTACGTCATAGCTGTACGTCGCCAGCCGCTGAATACGCACGACCGCGAGCGCTTCGTAAAAGAATTCGCCCCAGCTGATACGCGAGAGCGCGGCGGGATTATAGATGACGGATTCGGGGGAAGCGAGCAGTGTCGTACCGGCGGCCCCCATGCCGGTCGAACGCGAACCGGAGAGCACATAATCGTACGGGCGGTAGGCGGCGAAGGAAAGTGCGGCGCAAAAGATTATGAGGACGCATGCCCTCATTTGATGAGAAATCCAACGGTAGTGATGATGATGCCGGCGAGTATCGTCACGGGCGCAAAAAACCCGAGCGGGCCTTCGGGGTTCCGCCCGACGAGGTTCAGGAGAAAAAAACCGAACGCAAGGACGGCGATACCGGCCCCGAACATGAGCCAGTTATTTTTGGACATTTTATCGGTCGTTTCGCTCATGGTGGGACTCCGGGTGTGAAAAAGATTGGATGAAGTATACCGCGACAGGTGTAAATGTCAAGTTTTCGAGGCTTTTTCCGGTCTTTGCGCGTTCGGGAAGCGTTCTCAGCGGGAAAGCGAGATGATATCCCCCGATTCGGTTGCGACGAACACGCTTCCTCTGCCGAATGCCGGCATGCTGCTTATACGGCCGAGGCTTTTCTTCCAAGCCGCGCTGCCGTTCATACGCAGAACGACGAGCGCATCGCCGGGAACATAGATGCGCTCATCGATGATGACGGGTGTTGCTTCCGGTTTCACGCCGAGGGGATATTTCCACAGAAGGGTGCCGTCACCGGAGCGTACGGCATACATATTCCCGTCGGTTGAGACTGCAAAGGCCGTATCCCCTGAAACGGCGGGGCTGGCCAGTATTTTCGCCCCCGTCTGATATTTCCATCGCAGTGTGCCGTCGATTGAAACGGCGTAGAGCGCACCGTCGGTGCTTCCGATGTGAATGGTCCCGCGCGCAATGACCGGTGATGATCTCAGTATGCGCGCTCCGGTCTTGAATTTCCATCGCAGTGTACCGTCGGCAGCCGAGAGGCAGTAGAGATGTCCGTCTTCCGCGCCGAAATAGACGCTGTCCCCTTCGATCGCCGGTGTGGAATAGATACCCCCGAGCACGGTGTACTGCCACAATGTCTTGCCGTCAGCGAGCGAAAGTGCCGTCAAAAGACCATCGCTTGAACCCGCGAATGCCTTTGATGCGCTCACCGCCGGCCTTGCGTACATGATGGTACCGATCTCCTTTTTCCAGCGCACAGCGCCGGTACCATTTGCCAGCGCGTAGAGTATGCCGTCATTGCCGCCGATGAGCACGCAATTGTCGGCCGCTGCCGGCGATCCCGAGATGCCGCGGGGAATGCTGAACTCCCATTTCCTGCCGCCGGTATTGCCGATGCAGCGTACCGTCCCGTCGCTCGCCGCACAGATGATGTCATCACCCGAACGTATGATATCGGACTTTATCGCGGAGGGAAGTGTTGTCTTCCATAGGACATCGCCTTTTCCGGTGTCCTCTGCACGCCCCGCCTTCTGTGAGATGTTCGTGCCGGTCGACTCTTCCAAAGGCGCCGCATCGTTCATGCCATCGAATTCCTTGAGCACACGTACACTTTCCCGGGAAAGCGGTTCCGGCTTCATATCGTTCTTCACGGCGGTTATTATCGCCGTATCGATGCGGGCATTCGTTTTTGCCATGCCCTCAAGCTGCATTGCGGCGTTCTTCATCGTTGCCGCTTCCACGGTGACACTGTACGATGCCGCAACGACGACCTCGTTGCCGGCGAGCGTTCGCGCTTCGGGGGGGAGTTTTTTCAATGCATCCATGGTAAGCGGCAGGTTCATGCGTACGGCAACGCTGCCTTCCCTCACGAGTACGCTGTCGCGGATGCCGCCGGCAGCGACCGCAAATTCCGTTCCGCGTACCGCCGCAATGATGACAGGCGTTTCCACGACAACGGATTCATCTTTCATCAGTTTTCCGACCTTTGCGAAGAGGGCGCCTTTCGCAAGGGATATTTTCGTCGCCGGGCTTTTTACCCCGTGGAGCGAATCTATGGAGCACGCGGCATTCTCCGTGATGCGGATATGCGATCTGCCTATGAGAATATCGGCCGTCGATCCAGTTCCGGTACGCAGCATTGCATGTGCGGGAAGCGTTTCTCCCTGAGAGACAGGAGTAGCCTTTACACCCGCGAGGGAAACGGTGACATCGCCAGTAACGGCGAGTACCACCGCCTCCTCTTTTTTGGCCGAGCAGCCGAGAATGAGCATTCCGATGATGAGAATGATGACAGATCGCATGTGATACCCCTTGTGCTAAAAATCGAATCGCATGATGAATGTTTCGGTGACAAGAAGGTCGGTAACGAGTTCACCGAAAAGATCGTACATCCCGAAATACGCCTCCACGCGTATGCCGTACTCCCCGAGGAAGAGCCATTCCACACCCGCTTTCAGGTTCGGTACTCCCGTAGCCCGAAGATCGGGCATGGCTGTGGCGAACGTGTACCCCGCACCGGCGCTCAGGGTGAGCCGCTTTACGGGTGTCCAGAGCACATTGGCGAGAAGGGTGAATGTGAAAGGGAAGTGAAAGTCAAAGCGTACGGCGAGGGTTTCTGCAATGAAGTGCCATCCCGCACGGACATTGACATCGGATACGTAGTCTGAATCTATGCCGATGAATTGCGGTGCGCCGCTGAACTCGAAGAATATCGGACCGTATCCGTAACCGCCGACGAAGCGTATACTCGTGCCGAACGTTGCATAATCATTCGGCCACCAGACGAATTCTTCCGAGTAGCCGATGCCGCAGACGAATTTATGGTCTTTCCGGAGATCATTGATATAGACATCCTCCACGCGCACGACATTCTTTTCCACGCGGTATTCATCGAGGGGTGGAAGCTCGGTCGTCATACGTTTGACCATTCGCGCAGAAAGCGCCTCGATGATATCGAAAAGCTCGATGCCGGTTTTCCCGCGCGAGCCTTCGGTGACGACGACGCGTGCGGTCTTCACATCGACAGCCTCAAGATTGATGTCGATGGCGTTCATGAACGTATGATAGCTCCCGATGATGACGATGTCGGCGGAAAGCTGTCTTCCCGCGGCGAGCGCCGCTTCGAGATCGCTCCTGCCTGAGGCTGCGGCGGATACACGGTCCTTCGGCAGCACGGTGAAAACGCCGGTATTGACGAGGGACACCGAAAGCGAGTTGGGGATCGATGTGGCCAGATGCGACAGCTGTCCACTGCCGGCAAGATTCATGAGGGGGAAAAGCGCGACCGTGCGGATACGCGCCGTGTTCGTCGCCGCGAAGAGCGATGCGGACAGCGCTATGATGATGATGAAATATCTCATATCAATTCCACCCGAAGCGGTATGTTGCGCAGAGCGAAAGCGATGAGATGGTCACTCCGCCGTCGGTTGCGTCAGCATGACCCAATGCCGCATCCCATGCGACCATGCTCAAGATGGTGATATCGGCGCGTATGCCGAACCCCCCGCCGATATGGAAATCGAAGAACGTGATCATGGATATGAGCGACATGGATGGTACCGGTACGCCGGCGGGCACTGTTCTATCTGCGAAAACAAGCCGTCCCCATTCGACATAGGGTATCATCCATGCGATACCGAAGTTAACGAAGTCGTTGGGCTTGCACCGCAGGGAAAGAAAGAGTCGAAGCGCCTTGAAATCGTAGGGGGCGCGGAAAGAACCGCCCGCGGCGAGCGGTGCGTCGAATTGCGCATTGACGGACATGAGAAGCGGCATGAGTCCGACTGCCACGGTGTCGGGGATGAGCCACCAGTGAATATCCGCGTGTGATTCCAGGATGAACGCGTCCTGAAAGATACCCGCCTGCCCGCGAATATCGATGCCGAATTGACGGAAGCGATAGCAGATGCCCGCAGCGATCATTGTGGGAGCATCGATGTAGCGATTGGGCGCATTGGTCACTGCGCCGCCCACCGTTGTCATGAACGGCGTACGGAAGGCATGGTCCGGCAGTCCCCCGCCGAGGGATAATTGCAGCGAATGGTCACGTATCGCCCCCTCGCGGGAACGTATCCTGCGCTCGGTACGTTCGCGAACGATGACTTCCGGTTCCTTCGGCGTGAAATGGCGGGATATCTTCTGTGCGCTCTCTCTCGCGGCCTTTTCAAGCGACAGATAGAATTCTTCGTTCTGCGCCGAACGTATCGTGCGCTCTTCCATGTTCGTTCCGGAAAGAACATCATGGACGATATAGGTCACGATTATGTTCGAGCCGAGCGTAATGGAACCGCAAATGACACCTTCGACCTTGGCGTCGAAACCGAACGCGGCGAGCGCAGTAGTTTCCCGCGGCG
Encoded proteins:
- the larC gene encoding nickel insertion protein, which encodes MATLYFDCSGGAAGDMILASLLALGAPRDVLDAGVSRLGLNAHVKTNDVKRNSIAAMLVNVDGGHHAHAQTPHSPHVSPNAA
- a CDS encoding homoserine dehydrogenase, which translates into the protein MEINAGLIGFGTIGTGVLRLLAQYRDMLERRSSISIRVSRIADIDTTRDRGVSLDGITLTADYADIIADKSIDVVIELIGGTTIAYEVVKKALAAKKHVVTANKALLYAYGEELFALAAKNKRELRFEASVAGGIPIIRVVTEGLVGDRITTLYGIVNGTTNFILTKMLDERWDFAAAVKEAQKLGFAEADPTLDINGNDATHKLGILASVAFNASVDRRNIYTDGIENINIKDMLYADELGYTIKLLAIAKQHTNAMELRVHPTLIPKRCNLASVANEYNAIRLESEFLGISHYIGRGAGANPTATAVVSDLTDLALSVVQKREFNASRYTPFNQLRTIRYTDFESRFYLRINTFERPGILATITKVLGDHNISISSVVQKEVHEDQSIPIVFLTHRAKEKDLRDAITVIDGLDIIREKTIVFHVEDINS
- a CDS encoding PQQ-binding-like beta-propeller repeat protein, which gives rise to MRSVIILIIGMLILGCSAKKEEAVVLAVTGDVTVSLAGVKATPVSQGETLPAHAMLRTGTGSTADILIGRSHIRITENAACSIDSLHGVKSPATKISLAKGALFAKVGKLMKDESVVVETPVIIAAVRGTEFAVAAGGIRDSVLVREGSVAVRMNLPLTMDALKKLPPEARTLAGNEVVVAASYSVTVEAATMKNAAMQLEGMAKTNARIDTAIITAVKNDMKPEPLSRESVRVLKEFDGMNDAAPLEESTGTNISQKAGRAEDTGKGDVLWKTTLPSAIKSDIIRSGDDIICAASDGTVRCIGNTGGRKWEFSIPRGISGSPAAADNCVLIGGNDGILYALANGTGAVRWKKEIGTIMYARPAVSASKAFAGSSDGLLTALSLADGKTLWQYTVLGGIYSTPAIEGDSVYFGAEDGHLYCLSAADGTLRWKFKTGARILRSSPVIARGTIHIGSTDGALYAVSIDGTLRWKYQTGAKILASPAVSGDTAFAVSTDGNMYAVRSGDGTLLWKYPLGVKPEATPVIIDERIYVPGDALVVLRMNGSAAWKKSLGRISSMPAFGRGSVFVATESGDIISLSR